A region from the Rheinheimera mangrovi genome encodes:
- the hisC gene encoding histidinol-phosphate transaminase, with product MSRISSLARQKVQQLVPYASARLSMSGGSVWLNANENSLATDYELSGQYNRYPDCQPKELISAYAAYAGVDTNQVLTSRGADEGIELLIRSFCEPGQDAISICPPTYGMYKISAESQLVDVNIVPLTKDLTLDLPALFAQKANVKLVFICSPNNPTGDLIPREQIVEVLEFYKDKALVVVDEAYIEFAPEASVAGLLSQYSNLVVLRTLSKAFALAGLRCGFTLAAPEVIAALRQMIAPYPVPAPVAEVAVQALSSQGQQKMRATVEQINSLRDSFSTFAKTLSYVSRVFPSKANYVLLAVPDAAALVSFIAEQGVLIRNQSSQLGLGQVVRVSIGSPDEMAQLQQIMSSYSYTANKQTQESL from the coding sequence ATGAGCCGTATCAGTTCTTTAGCCAGGCAAAAAGTACAACAACTGGTGCCTTATGCTTCAGCCCGCTTAAGCATGAGTGGCGGCTCGGTGTGGCTGAATGCCAACGAAAACTCCTTAGCAACAGACTACGAGCTGTCAGGCCAATACAACAGATACCCGGATTGTCAGCCGAAAGAGCTGATCAGCGCTTATGCAGCTTATGCTGGTGTGGACACCAATCAGGTACTGACCAGTCGTGGCGCAGATGAAGGCATTGAGCTTCTTATTCGTAGCTTCTGTGAACCAGGACAAGATGCCATCAGCATTTGCCCGCCGACTTATGGCATGTACAAAATCAGCGCCGAAAGTCAGCTGGTGGATGTCAACATAGTGCCTTTAACCAAAGATTTAACTTTAGATCTGCCTGCTTTATTTGCGCAAAAAGCCAATGTAAAACTGGTTTTTATTTGTAGCCCAAATAACCCGACCGGCGATTTAATACCTCGTGAGCAAATCGTCGAGGTGCTGGAGTTTTATAAAGACAAAGCTTTAGTAGTAGTCGATGAGGCTTATATTGAGTTTGCACCAGAAGCCTCTGTAGCTGGGTTATTAAGCCAATACAGCAACTTAGTGGTGCTGCGTACTTTATCCAAAGCTTTTGCTTTGGCAGGCCTGCGTTGCGGTTTTACTCTGGCTGCCCCCGAAGTCATTGCCGCTTTACGCCAGATGATAGCGCCCTACCCTGTGCCAGCTCCTGTGGCTGAAGTTGCAGTGCAGGCGTTATCAAGCCAGGGCCAGCAAAAAATGCGCGCCACAGTAGAGCAAATCAACAGCTTACGTGACAGCTTTAGCACTTTTGCCAAAACCCTGAGTTATGTCAGCCGTGTTTTTCCATCTAAAGCCAACTATGTGCTGCTGGCCGTGCCTGATGCTGCGGCGCTGGTGAGTTTTATTGCGGAGCAAGGGGTGCTTATTCGTAACCAATCCAGTCAGCTGGGTTTAGGTCAGGTGGTGCGGGTATCCATTGGTTCACCAGATGAAATGGCGCAGTTACAACAGATTATGTCGTCTTATTCCTACACAGCAAACAAACAAACACAGGAGTCTTTATGA